In the Apteryx mantelli isolate bAptMan1 chromosome 13, bAptMan1.hap1, whole genome shotgun sequence genome, one interval contains:
- the NOX1 gene encoding NADPH oxidase 1 produces the protein MGNWLVNHWFSAAVIAAWLGINIFLFTYYFLFFDRDERYFYTREILGSALAWARASAKCLNFNSMLILLPVCRNLLSFLRGTCSCCRRTLRKQLDHNLTFHKLVAYTLALFTAVHTIAHLFNLERYNRSQQATDGSLAAVVSKLHLQSNKWLNPIHSNRTTPEYMAFTTIPGLTGVIITLALILMVTSSTEFIRRNYFEVFWYTHHLFIIYFAGLVIHGIAGLVRGQTEESMEEAHPRHCAQYLTDKDCRHRCCKETEFGSIPAESWKWVLAPVLLYIFERILRVWRARQKVVVTKVIMHPSRVLELQMQKKGFHMEVGQYIFVNCPTVSLLEWHPFTLTSAPEEDYFSIHIRAAGDWTESVIDTFQQQKPEMPRIEVDGPFGTASEDVFQYEVAMLVGAGIGVTPFASILKSIWYKFQHADQALKTKKIYFYWLCRDTGAFAWFNDLLASLEQKMAESGKADFLTYRLFLTGWDTSIANNAALNFDTATDTVTGLRHKTIFGRPMWNTEFSAVATAHPRSVVGVFLCGPEALAKSLQKSCHQHSSLDPRKVQFYFNKENF, from the exons ATGGGGAACTGGCTGGTCAACCACTGGTTTTCGGCCGCCGTGATT GCCGCCTGGCTGGGCATCAACATCTTCCTCTTCACGTACTATTTTCTGTTCTTCGACCGCGACGAGCGGTACTTCTACACCAGGGAGATCCTCGGG TCCGCCTTGGCGTGGGCCCGGGCATCGGCCAAGTGCCTGAACTTCAACAGCATGCTGATCCTGCTGCCCGTGTGCCGCAACCTGCTCTCCTTCCTGCGGGGAACCTGCTCC TGCTGCAGACGCACGCTGAGGAAGCAGCTCGACCACAACCTCACCTTCCACAAGCTGGTGGCCTACACGCTGGCCCTGTTCACAG CCGTGCACACCATCGCCCACCTCTTCAACCTGGAGCGCTACAACCGCAGCCAGCAAGCCACTGATGGCAGCCTCGCCGCCGTCGTCTCCAAGCTGCACCTGCAGAGCAACAAGTGGCTGAACCCCATCCACTCCAATCGCACG ACCCCTGAGTACATGGCCTTCACCACCATCCCGGGGCTGACGGGAGTCATCATCACGCTGGCGCTCATCCTCATGGTCACATCCTCCACCGAGTTCATCCGCAGGAACTACTTCGAGGTCTTCTGGTACACGCACCACCTCTTCATCATCTACTTCGCCGGCCTCGTCATCCACGGCATCGC TGGCCTGGTGCGCGGGCAGACGGAGGAGAGCATGGAGGAGGCGCATCCCCGGCACTGCGCCCAGTACCTCACCGACAAGGACTGCAGGCACCGCTGCTGCAAAGAGACCGAGTTCGGGAGTATTCCCGCGGAG TCCTGGAAGTGGGTTCTGGCCCCAGTCCTCCTCTACATCTTTGAGCGGATCCTTCGGGTCTGGCGTGCACGGCAGAAGGTGGTTGTTACCAAG GTGATCATGCACCCCTCCAGAGTGCTGGAGCTGCAGATGCAGAAGAAGGGCTTCCACATGGAGGTGGGGCAGTACATCTTTGTCAACTGCCCCACTGTCTCTCTCCTGGAGTGGCACCCCTTCACCCTCACCTCAGCGCCTGAAGAGGACTACTTCTCCATCCACATCCGGGCAGCTGGGGACTGGACGGAGAGCGTCATTGACACCTTCCAGCAGCAGAAGCCAGAGATGCCCAG GATCGAGGTGGATGGCCCTTTCGGCACTGCCAGCGAAGACGTGTTCCAGTACGAGGTGGCCATGCTGGTGGGAGCAGGCATCGGGGTCACCCCCTTTGCCTCCATCCTGAAGTCCATCTGGTACAAGTTCCAGCACGCTGACCAGGCCCTCAAGACCAAGAAG ATCTACTTCTACTGGCTCTGCCGGGACACGGGGGCCTTTGCTTGGTTCAATGACCTGCTTGCCTCGCTGGAACAGAAGATGGCCGAGTCCGGCAAGGCAGACTTTCTTACCTACCGGCTCTTCCTCACCGGCTGGGACACCAGCATT gccAACAATGCAGCGCTCAACTTTGACACTGCTACAGACACGGTGACCGGCCTGAGGCACAAAACCATCTTTGGGCGGCCCATGTGGAACACCGAGTTTTCAGCGGTGGCCACTGCCCACCCCAG GTCGGTGGTTGGTGTGTTCCTGTGCGGGCCAGAGGCCTTAGCAAAGAGTTTGCAGAAGTCTTGTCACCAGCACTCCAGCCTGGACCCCAGGAAGGTTCAATTCTACTTCAACAAGGAAAACTTCTAA